A window of the Fuscovulum sp. genome harbors these coding sequences:
- a CDS encoding pseudouridine-5'-phosphate glycosidase, translated as MYLLTFSPEVEVALRDGAPVVALESTIITHGMPFPQNVEAARAVEAEIRAHGAVPATIAVMGGRIHVGLTEAELDALGQAKGVAKLSRADLAACLATGGVGATTVAATMICARLAGIAVFATGGIGGVHRGAETSFDISADLPELAQTAVTVVAAGAKAILDLPKTLEYLETAGVPVIAYGQDAFPAFWSRDSGLKAPLRMDSAGEIAAAARMRAALGLPGGQLVANPIPAEAEIARDVIGPVIEAALAEAQAQGIAAKAVTPFLLQRIFELTEGRSLAANIALVLNNARLGAAIAVALARGA; from the coding sequence ATGTATTTGTTGACCTTTTCGCCAGAGGTGGAAGTCGCGCTGCGCGATGGCGCGCCAGTGGTGGCGTTGGAATCGACCATCATCACCCATGGGATGCCGTTTCCGCAGAATGTAGAGGCCGCGCGGGCGGTTGAGGCCGAGATCCGCGCGCATGGCGCGGTGCCCGCGACGATTGCCGTGATGGGCGGGCGCATCCATGTGGGGTTGACCGAGGCGGAGCTAGACGCGCTGGGACAGGCGAAGGGCGTGGCCAAGCTGAGCCGGGCGGACCTTGCCGCCTGTCTGGCGACGGGGGGCGTTGGGGCGACGACGGTGGCGGCCACGATGATCTGTGCGCGGCTGGCGGGGATTGCGGTCTTTGCCACGGGGGGGATCGGGGGCGTACATCGCGGGGCGGAGACGTCGTTTGATATTTCGGCCGATCTGCCGGAACTGGCGCAGACGGCGGTGACAGTGGTGGCGGCGGGCGCCAAGGCGATCCTGGACCTGCCCAAGACGCTGGAATATCTGGAAACGGCGGGGGTGCCTGTGATTGCCTATGGGCAAGATGCCTTTCCGGCGTTCTGGTCGCGCGACAGCGGGCTGAAGGCACCGCTGCGGATGGACAGCGCAGGTGAGATTGCGGCGGCAGCGCGCATGCGGGCGGCGCTTGGGTTGCCCGGGGGGCAGTTGGTGGCGAACCCGATCCCGGCAGAGGCCGAGATTGCGCGTGACGTGATCGGCCCGGTGATCGAGGCGGCGCTGGCCGAGGCGCAGGCGCAGGGGATTGCGGCAAAGGCGGTGACGCCCTTCCTGTTGCAGCGCATCTTTGAACTGACCGAGGGGCGGTCGTTGGCAGCCAACATTGCCCTTGTTCTGAACAATGCGCGGCTGGGGGCGGCAATTGCCGTGGCGCTGGCGCGCGGGGCGTGA
- a CDS encoding 3-hydroxybutyrate dehydrogenase: MDLKGKTAIITGSNSGIGLGVAEELARAGINVVINSFTDREEDHALAARIAADHGVTARYIAADMSKGEDCRALVEKAGGCDILVNNAGIQFVAPVEEFPTDKWNQIIAINLSSAFHTTAAALPGMRAKGWGRIVNIASAHGLTASPFKSAYVAAKHGVVGLSKTVALETAGQGITCNAICPGYVLTPLVEAQIPDQMKVHNMDRETVIREVMLQRQPSREFATTAQIGGTVLYLCSPYADQVTGTTISVDGGWTAL; the protein is encoded by the coding sequence ATGGACCTGAAAGGCAAGACCGCGATCATCACCGGATCAAACTCCGGCATCGGCCTCGGCGTGGCCGAAGAACTGGCGCGCGCCGGGATCAATGTGGTGATCAACAGCTTCACCGACCGGGAAGAGGATCACGCTCTCGCCGCGCGCATAGCCGCCGATCACGGTGTCACCGCCCGCTACATCGCTGCCGACATGTCAAAGGGCGAGGATTGCCGCGCCCTGGTCGAAAAGGCGGGGGGCTGCGATATCCTCGTGAACAATGCAGGCATCCAATTCGTCGCCCCGGTCGAGGAATTCCCGACTGACAAATGGAACCAGATCATCGCGATCAACCTGTCCTCTGCCTTCCACACCACGGCCGCCGCCCTGCCGGGCATGCGCGCAAAAGGCTGGGGCCGGATCGTCAACATCGCCTCTGCGCATGGCCTGACGGCCAGCCCGTTCAAATCGGCCTATGTCGCGGCAAAACACGGCGTGGTGGGCCTGTCCAAGACGGTGGCGCTGGAAACGGCGGGGCAGGGGATCACCTGCAACGCCATCTGCCCCGGCTATGTCCTCACCCCGCTGGTCGAGGCGCAGATCCCCGATCAGATGAAGGTCCACAACATGGACCGCGAGACGGTGATCCGCGAGGTGATGCTGCAACGCCAGCCCTCGCGCGAATTCGCCACCACGGCCCAGATCGGCGGCACGGTCCTTTATCTCTGCTCGCCCTATGCCGATCAGGTCACCGGAACCACCATCAGCGTCGATGGCGGCTGGACGGCGCTGTGA
- a CDS encoding class I adenylate-forming enzyme family protein → MLSEIDLGPWPPCPAPFNLARHVLEASCAQVPEQVALQIVSPDGAESWTYARLMSAVRGCGTVLLARGLVPGDRVLMRLGNVVEFPVLFLGAIAAGLVPVPTSAALTGPEITRMAAVVGPALIVAGDGVALPDPLLCPIVTADELVAWEQLPPCAWDMGDPERLAYAVFTSGTSGRAQAVGHAHRAIWARGMMHQGWEGIYQTDRVLHAGAFNWTYTLGTGLMDPWTLGATALIPAASVEARELGLLLQRFDVTVFAAAPGVYRQMLRAGLPALPMLRHGLSAGEALPEALRAEWQAATGCAVHEALGMTEVSTYLSGSPARPALTGTAGWVQAGRRVAVLSPDGVPVMRGEVGVLAVHRGDPGVMLGYLGDEAATAARFQGDWFVTGDLAVMGPEGAIRFAGRADDLMNAGGFRVSPLEVEAAMAICPGVEDVAVTEVEVRPGVRVIGCFFVGSAEVGALEAHAAVQLARWKQPRLFHRLDALPRSANNKLNRRALAALLPPQSTPEEGRA, encoded by the coding sequence ATGCTGTCCGAGATTGACCTTGGCCCCTGGCCGCCCTGCCCTGCCCCGTTCAATCTGGCGCGTCATGTGCTGGAGGCATCCTGCGCGCAGGTGCCGGAACAGGTGGCGTTGCAGATCGTCAGCCCGGATGGGGCGGAGAGTTGGACCTATGCCCGGCTGATGTCCGCGGTCCGGGGCTGTGGGACCGTGTTGCTCGCGCGGGGATTGGTGCCGGGTGACCGGGTGTTGATGCGGTTGGGCAATGTGGTGGAGTTTCCGGTTCTGTTTCTGGGGGCGATTGCAGCGGGGCTGGTGCCAGTGCCGACCTCTGCCGCGCTGACGGGGCCTGAGATCACGCGGATGGCGGCGGTGGTGGGGCCTGCGCTGATCGTGGCGGGAGATGGGGTGGCGTTGCCGGATCCGCTGCTCTGCCCGATCGTTACAGCCGACGAATTGGTGGCGTGGGAGCAGTTGCCGCCTTGTGCGTGGGATATGGGCGACCCCGAGCGGTTGGCCTATGCGGTGTTCACCTCGGGCACATCGGGGCGGGCGCAGGCTGTGGGGCATGCGCATCGGGCCATCTGGGCGCGCGGGATGATGCATCAAGGCTGGGAAGGGATTTACCAGACGGATCGGGTGCTGCACGCGGGGGCGTTCAACTGGACCTATACGCTGGGTACCGGGTTGATGGACCCATGGACGCTGGGCGCGACGGCGCTGATCCCTGCGGCGAGTGTGGAGGCGAGGGAGTTGGGGCTGTTATTACAGCGGTTCGATGTGACGGTCTTTGCAGCCGCGCCGGGTGTGTACCGGCAGATGCTGCGCGCGGGACTGCCCGCGTTGCCGATGCTGCGGCATGGGTTGAGCGCGGGTGAGGCGCTGCCGGAGGCGCTGCGCGCGGAATGGCAGGCGGCGACCGGCTGCGCGGTGCATGAGGCGTTGGGGATGACGGAAGTGTCGACCTATCTGTCAGGCAGCCCCGCGCGCCCTGCCCTGACCGGCACGGCGGGATGGGTGCAAGCCGGGCGACGCGTGGCCGTTCTGAGCCCGGACGGGGTGCCTGTGATGCGGGGCGAGGTTGGGGTTCTGGCGGTGCATCGGGGCGATCCGGGGGTGATGCTGGGCTATCTTGGGGATGAGGCCGCGACGGCGGCGCGATTTCAGGGTGATTGGTTCGTGACCGGCGATCTGGCGGTGATGGGGCCGGAAGGGGCGATCCGCTTTGCGGGGCGGGCGGATGATTTGATGAACGCGGGGGGCTTTCGCGTGTCACCGTTGGAGGTGGAGGCGGCGATGGCAATTTGCCCGGGCGTCGAGGATGTGGCGGTGACCGAGGTGGAGGTCAGGCCGGGCGTGCGGGTGATCGGTTGCTTCTTTGTAGGCAGCGCAGAGGTGGGGGCGCTGGAGGCCCATGCGGCGGTGCAATTGGCGCGGTGGAAGCAGCCGCGTCTGTTCCATCGGCTTGACGCCCTGCCGCGTTCGGCCAACAACAAGCTGAACCGCCGCGCGCTGGCCGCGCTGTTGCCGCCCCAATCAACGCCCGAGGAGGGCCGTGCATGA
- a CDS encoding DUF502 domain-containing protein: protein MTENHPPKRSLLGALRASFLTGLVVVLPTGLTLWLIWSVVGWLDGWILPLIPAAYQPEAIVHRIFGPEVNFPLRGVGVAVFLVFTVLIGWMARGFLGRTLMGQAEQLVERVPVVRSIYGGLKQITETVFAQKEKTFDRTCLVEFPRAGAWAVGLVASSPKGEIATKLPGAEEMIAVFVALTPLTSGVLIYVPKREVIFLDMKPDEAAKLVVSGGLVYPAQKEPLISK, encoded by the coding sequence ATGACAGAGAACCATCCGCCGAAGCGCAGCCTGTTGGGGGCGCTGCGGGCCAGCTTTTTGACCGGCTTGGTCGTGGTGTTGCCCACGGGGCTGACGCTGTGGCTGATCTGGTCGGTGGTGGGGTGGCTGGACGGATGGATTTTGCCGCTGATCCCGGCGGCCTATCAGCCCGAAGCGATTGTCCATCGGATTTTCGGGCCGGAGGTGAACTTTCCACTGCGCGGTGTGGGCGTGGCGGTGTTTCTGGTCTTTACCGTTCTGATCGGCTGGATGGCGCGCGGATTTCTGGGCCGCACTCTGATGGGACAGGCCGAGCAGCTGGTTGAACGCGTGCCGGTGGTGCGGTCGATCTATGGCGGGTTGAAGCAGATCACCGAGACGGTTTTCGCGCAGAAGGAAAAGACCTTTGACCGGACCTGTCTGGTAGAGTTTCCACGCGCCGGGGCCTGGGCGGTGGGGTTGGTGGCATCGAGCCCCAAGGGCGAGATCGCGACCAAGCTGCCGGGGGCGGAAGAGATGATCGCGGTCTTTGTCGCGCTGACCCCGCTGACATCAGGGGTGCTGATCTATGTGCCCAAGCGCGAGGTGATATTCCTGGACATGAAACCCGATGAGGCGGCCAAGCTGGTGGTGTCGGGCGGATTGGTTTATCCGGCGCAGAAGGAACCACTGATCAGCAAATGA
- a CDS encoding DUF1349 domain-containing protein — protein sequence MSRFSRMTWLNPPVEQSEGPAGLEVVTGENTDFWRETFYGFVRHNGHFLWEPAQGDFTAEVTISGSYRALYDQAGLMMLLSDQHWIKCGVEVNDGQPVFSTVITNLHSDWATMPLPFDASKLRLRLTRHAEAVRVDVANPAGGWILARLGYLPAGLPAKVGIMACSPERARFRVTFSDYRCGPAIPRALHEGH from the coding sequence ATGAGCCGATTTTCACGGATGACATGGTTGAACCCGCCGGTTGAACAGAGCGAAGGCCCGGCCGGTTTGGAAGTGGTGACGGGTGAGAACACCGATTTCTGGCGTGAGACATTCTATGGTTTCGTGCGCCACAACGGCCATTTCCTGTGGGAACCGGCGCAGGGTGATTTCACCGCCGAAGTGACGATATCGGGAAGCTACCGCGCGCTTTATGATCAGGCGGGGTTGATGATGCTGCTGTCGGATCAGCACTGGATCAAATGCGGGGTCGAGGTGAATGACGGCCAGCCGGTGTTTTCCACGGTGATCACCAACCTGCATTCGGACTGGGCAACGATGCCCCTGCCCTTTGATGCCAGCAAGCTGCGTCTGCGGCTGACCCGCCATGCCGAGGCGGTGCGGGTGGATGTGGCGAACCCGGCGGGGGGCTGGATCCTGGCGCGGCTGGGATATCTGCCGGCGGGGTTGCCCGCCAAGGTGGGGATCATGGCCTGTTCGCCGGAACGGGCGCGGTTCCGGGTGACGTTTTCGGATTATCGCTGCGGGCCTGCGATCCCGCGCGCATTGCATGAAGGGCATTGA
- a CDS encoding entericidin EcnA/B family protein, whose protein sequence is MKACLGLVVVLMALAGCATIAGVGEDISSGARTVQNTF, encoded by the coding sequence ATGAAGGCATGTCTGGGTCTGGTGGTGGTTCTGATGGCTTTGGCGGGTTGCGCCACGATTGCGGGTGTGGGTGAGGACATTTCCTCGGGCGCGCGGACGGTGCAGAACACATTCTGA
- a CDS encoding XRE family transcriptional regulator, which produces MAGSDPKTLIRIARENGTEPPVAPLDLGQRVRDLRKAKGWTLEQAATQAGLARSTLSKIENGQMSPTYEALKKLAEGLAITVPQLFTPPSKAQVSGRMAVTKANEGLGHATATYEHELLAGPLTRKQMLPYRARIRARDFDEFDGWVRHDGEEFLYVLTGVVRLYTEFYEPVDLRRGDSAYYDASMGHNVISLSDEDATILWVTSLT; this is translated from the coding sequence ATGGCTGGATCAGACCCGAAAACCCTTATCCGCATCGCCCGCGAAAACGGGACGGAACCGCCCGTCGCGCCGCTCGATCTGGGCCAACGCGTGCGCGATCTGCGCAAAGCAAAGGGCTGGACGCTGGAACAGGCCGCCACACAGGCAGGCCTTGCGCGGTCTACCCTGTCAAAGATCGAAAACGGCCAGATGTCGCCCACCTATGAGGCGCTGAAAAAGCTCGCCGAAGGCCTCGCCATCACCGTCCCGCAGCTTTTCACCCCGCCCTCAAAGGCACAGGTTTCGGGTCGCATGGCCGTGACAAAAGCCAATGAAGGGCTTGGCCACGCCACGGCGACCTATGAACACGAACTCCTTGCAGGGCCGCTGACACGCAAACAGATGCTGCCCTACCGCGCCCGCATCCGGGCCCGCGATTTCGATGAATTCGACGGCTGGGTCCGCCATGACGGCGAGGAATTCCTCTACGTCCTCACCGGAGTGGTGCGGCTCTATACCGAATTCTACGAACCCGTCGATCTGCGCCGCGGCGACAGCGCCTATTACGACGCCTCCATGGGCCATAACGTGATCAGCCTGTCGGATGAGGATGCCACCATCCTCTGGGTCACATCCCTGACCTGA
- a CDS encoding DsbA family oxidoreductase — protein MIRLDIFSDPVCPWCLIGKANLDRAMESRPNHVFQVQWHPFQLNPDMPKEGVGHVDYLAAKFGSREKAIQAMLQVAEHAKKAGAEIDMEKVTRLPNTLNAHRLIHWAGIEGRQTAMVARLFKAHWREGADIGEAATLARLAGEVGMDAAAVARLLATDADADDIRARDMDARQKGVTAVPTFLIAQQYVVSGAQPVEMWQQVIDELAEKIAQG, from the coding sequence ATGATCCGTCTGGATATCTTTTCTGACCCTGTTTGCCCTTGGTGCCTGATTGGGAAGGCCAATCTGGACCGGGCCATGGAAAGCCGCCCGAACCATGTGTTTCAGGTGCAGTGGCATCCGTTCCAGTTGAACCCGGACATGCCGAAAGAGGGTGTTGGGCATGTGGACTATCTGGCGGCCAAGTTCGGCAGCCGGGAGAAGGCCATTCAGGCGATGTTGCAGGTGGCCGAGCACGCCAAGAAGGCCGGGGCCGAGATCGACATGGAAAAGGTAACGCGCCTGCCCAATACGCTGAATGCGCATCGGTTGATCCATTGGGCGGGGATCGAGGGGCGGCAGACGGCCATGGTGGCACGGCTGTTCAAGGCGCATTGGCGCGAGGGCGCGGATATTGGCGAGGCGGCGACTTTGGCGCGGCTGGCGGGTGAGGTTGGGATGGATGCGGCAGCGGTGGCGCGGCTTTTGGCGACCGATGCCGATGCTGATGACATCCGGGCGCGCGACATGGATGCGCGGCAGAAGGGGGTGACGGCGGTGCCGACATTCCTGATCGCGCAGCAATACGTGGTGTCGGGCGCGCAGCCCGTGGAGATGTGGCAGCAGGTGATCGACGAATTGGCCGAGAAGATCGCGCAAGGATAA
- a CDS encoding patatin-like phospholipase family protein produces the protein MTLRLSLALQGGGAHGAFTWGVLDRLLEDDGIEIAAISGTSAGALNGAALKAGMLAGGRAGAKASLATLWAQVANVGDFRMSSWMQPFYAASRAMSDAVETAFPVSPQGIAAQLWSPYGWGPFWENPLEPVVRRLDFSQVCHADGPRLFVGATNVRTGRIRIFTGNALTPEVLLASACLPTVFQAVTIGEESYWDGGYSGNPALFPLYEPDLPDDIAIVSINPWLRDEVPKTPLDIQNRVNEISFHAALLGELRAVNFVKRLIAAGRMEKGQMKDVLVHLIADDAVMTDLSASSKLSPNPGLITLLYTAGRAACDGFLSRHRADLGQRATLDLPALFA, from the coding sequence ATGACCCTCCGCCTCTCTCTCGCCCTGCAAGGTGGTGGCGCCCATGGCGCCTTCACTTGGGGCGTGCTGGATCGCCTGCTCGAAGACGACGGCATCGAAATCGCCGCCATCTCCGGCACCTCGGCGGGGGCGCTTAATGGCGCGGCGCTCAAGGCCGGGATGCTGGCAGGCGGGCGGGCAGGGGCCAAAGCCAGCCTCGCCACGCTCTGGGCGCAGGTTGCCAATGTGGGCGACTTCCGCATGTCCTCATGGATGCAGCCCTTCTACGCCGCCTCCCGCGCGATGTCAGACGCGGTGGAAACCGCCTTTCCCGTCTCGCCGCAGGGCATCGCGGCACAGCTCTGGTCGCCCTATGGCTGGGGTCCGTTCTGGGAAAACCCGCTCGAACCGGTCGTCCGCCGGCTCGATTTCAGCCAAGTCTGCCATGCCGATGGCCCGCGCCTGTTCGTGGGGGCCACCAATGTCCGCACCGGGCGCATCCGCATCTTCACCGGCAACGCGCTCACACCCGAGGTGCTGCTCGCCTCCGCCTGCCTGCCCACGGTGTTTCAGGCCGTCACCATCGGTGAGGAAAGCTATTGGGACGGCGGATATTCCGGCAACCCCGCCCTTTTCCCGCTTTACGAACCCGACCTTCCCGATGACATCGCCATCGTGTCCATCAATCCGTGGCTGCGGGATGAGGTGCCGAAAACCCCGCTCGATATCCAGAACCGGGTAAATGAAATCAGCTTCCACGCCGCCCTGCTGGGCGAATTGCGGGCGGTGAACTTCGTCAAACGGCTGATCGCTGCAGGGCGCATGGAAAAGGGCCAGATGAAGGATGTCCTCGTTCATCTCATCGCCGATGATGCCGTGATGACCGACCTGTCCGCCTCCAGCAAACTGTCGCCCAATCCCGGCCTGATCACGCTGCTCTACACTGCGGGGCGGGCAGCCTGCGACGGATTCCTCAGCCGCCACCGCGCCGATCTGGGACAACGCGCGACGCTTGATCTGCCCGCGCTCTTTGCCTGA
- a CDS encoding PfkB family carbohydrate kinase: protein MTQHPPPSAPDILCIGSVLWDIIGRSSIVMRQGSDVPGRITRLPGGVAMNIAMTLARLGLRPAVLTSIGRDAAGDELVSNCARLGVETGFAYRSDDLPTDQYMAIEGANGLIAAIADAHSLEAAGDKILRPLADGTLGSAGAPWAGMIALDGNLTVHLLADIAASPLFAAADLRVAPASPGKAERLQPLMGHPRATLYVNLEEAGLIAHDTFDSAATAAEGLLARGAARVLVTDGGRSCAEGARGLGVMVDAPPKVMVTRVTGAGDTFMAAHIVAERRGAGREEALAAAIRAAATYVSGEMPE, encoded by the coding sequence ATGACGCAGCATCCCCCCCCTTCCGCGCCCGACATCCTGTGCATCGGTTCTGTCCTGTGGGACATCATCGGGCGGTCGTCCATCGTGATGCGGCAGGGGTCGGATGTGCCGGGGCGGATCACGCGACTGCCTGGCGGGGTGGCGATGAACATCGCCATGACGCTGGCGCGGTTGGGGCTGCGGCCTGCGGTGCTGACATCCATCGGGCGCGATGCGGCGGGGGATGAACTGGTCAGCAATTGCGCGCGGCTGGGGGTGGAGACGGGGTTCGCCTATCGGTCGGACGACCTGCCTACGGATCAGTATATGGCGATCGAGGGTGCGAACGGGTTGATCGCGGCGATTGCGGATGCGCATTCGCTGGAGGCGGCGGGGGACAAGATTCTGCGGCCCTTGGCGGATGGGACTCTGGGGTCGGCGGGTGCGCCTTGGGCGGGGATGATTGCGCTGGACGGGAACCTGACTGTGCATCTGCTGGCCGATATCGCGGCGTCACCCCTGTTTGCGGCGGCAGATTTGCGCGTGGCCCCGGCATCGCCCGGCAAGGCCGAGCGGTTGCAGCCGCTGATGGGGCATCCGCGGGCGACGCTGTATGTAAATCTGGAAGAGGCCGGGCTGATTGCACATGACACGTTCGACAGCGCGGCGACGGCGGCGGAAGGGCTTTTGGCGCGCGGTGCCGCGCGGGTTCTGGTGACCGATGGCGGGCGGTCTTGCGCGGAAGGCGCGCGGGGTTTGGGTGTGATGGTGGATGCCCCGCCCAAGGTGATGGTCACGCGGGTGACAGGTGCGGGGGATACGTTCATGGCCGCTCATATCGTGGCGGAACGGCGCGGCGCGGGCCGGGAAGAGGCGCTGGCGGCGGCGATCCGTGCGGCGGCAACTTATGTGAGCGGAGAGATGCCGGAATGA
- a CDS encoding extracellular solute-binding protein — protein sequence MRSGFLGGLKGVAAALALVVTPGLAGAQSHGIAMYGEPALPPDFVSLPYANPDAPKGGRIVFGESGGFDSLNPYIVNGIAPAGLTAHTVETLLGRSFDEPFTLYGLLAESVNTDEARTFVEFTLREGARFSDGSPVTVEDVIWSFETLGTKGQPRYAAAWNKIGKVEQTGERSVKFTFNTEDRELPLILGLRPILKKAQWEGKDFTLSTLEAPIGSGPYVVAEFEPGKFISYRKNPDWWGADLPFNRGQHNLDEIRYDYFGDGGVVFEAFKAGEITSWRETNPVKWEQQYDFPAVTSGDVVKSVIPHSRPSGIEGFVFNTRRGMFADWRVREALITAFNFELVNKTLNGGAQPRIQSYFSNSPLAMVPGVPAEGRVAELLEPFKAELVPGALEGYALPVGDGSEANRGAIRAATALLEEAGWTVQDGVLKNAAGEPFAFEILITNGADDIINAATIYVEGLKRLGIEARVTTVDSAQYKERTTNYDFDMTHYIRSLSLSPGNEQTLYWGSAGVTEPGTRNWMGMNSPAAEAMIATMVAAADEAEFVAAVQALDRVLTTGRYVIPIWYSDVSRLAHRKELKYPERLPLYGDWPGFQPEVWWYQE from the coding sequence ATGCGTTCAGGATTTCTTGGTGGTTTGAAGGGGGTGGCTGCGGCCCTGGCCTTGGTGGTGACACCCGGTCTGGCAGGGGCGCAGTCGCATGGCATAGCTATGTATGGAGAGCCTGCCCTCCCCCCGGATTTTGTGTCTTTGCCCTATGCAAACCCGGATGCCCCCAAAGGCGGACGAATCGTTTTCGGCGAAAGCGGGGGGTTCGATTCGCTTAACCCATACATCGTGAACGGCATCGCCCCGGCCGGGCTGACGGCGCATACGGTGGAGACGCTGTTGGGCCGGTCTTTCGACGAACCCTTCACGCTGTACGGACTTTTGGCCGAATCGGTTAATACCGATGAGGCGCGGACCTTCGTAGAATTTACCCTGCGTGAAGGGGCGCGATTCTCTGATGGCAGCCCGGTGACGGTGGAGGATGTGATCTGGTCCTTTGAGACGCTGGGGACCAAGGGGCAGCCGCGCTATGCCGCAGCATGGAACAAGATCGGCAAGGTGGAACAGACGGGCGAGCGGAGCGTGAAGTTCACCTTCAACACCGAAGACCGGGAATTGCCGCTGATCCTGGGGCTGCGCCCGATCCTGAAGAAGGCGCAGTGGGAGGGGAAGGATTTCACCCTCTCCACGCTGGAGGCCCCCATTGGATCGGGGCCCTATGTGGTGGCCGAGTTCGAGCCGGGCAAGTTCATCAGCTATCGCAAGAACCCCGACTGGTGGGGGGCGGACCTGCCCTTCAACCGGGGGCAGCATAATCTGGATGAGATCCGCTATGACTATTTCGGCGATGGCGGGGTGGTGTTCGAGGCGTTCAAGGCGGGCGAGATCACCAGCTGGCGCGAAACAAACCCGGTGAAATGGGAACAACAGTACGATTTCCCCGCCGTCACATCGGGCGATGTGGTGAAATCGGTGATCCCGCATAGCCGGCCTTCGGGGATTGAGGGGTTTGTGTTCAACACGCGGCGCGGGATGTTTGCCGACTGGCGGGTGCGCGAGGCGCTGATCACGGCGTTCAACTTTGAACTGGTGAACAAGACGCTGAATGGTGGGGCACAGCCGCGGATACAGTCTTACTTCTCAAACTCGCCGCTTGCGATGGTGCCCGGTGTGCCTGCAGAGGGGCGGGTGGCGGAATTGCTGGAGCCGTTCAAGGCGGAATTGGTGCCAGGCGCGCTGGAGGGTTATGCCCTGCCGGTGGGCGATGGGAGCGAGGCCAACCGGGGCGCGATCCGGGCGGCGACAGCTTTGCTGGAAGAGGCCGGATGGACGGTGCAGGACGGGGTGTTGAAGAATGCCGCCGGGGAGCCGTTTGCGTTTGAGATTCTGATCACAAACGGCGCGGATGACATCATCAACGCAGCGACGATCTATGTCGAAGGGTTGAAACGGCTGGGGATCGAGGCGCGGGTCACAACCGTGGATTCCGCGCAGTACAAGGAGCGGACCACAAATTACGATTTCGACATGACGCATTACATCCGGTCTTTGTCGCTGTCGCCGGGGAATGAGCAGACGCTGTACTGGGGATCGGCGGGGGTGACGGAACCCGGCACGCGCAACTGGATGGGGATGAATTCGCCCGCGGCCGAGGCGATGATCGCCACCATGGTGGCGGCAGCAGATGAGGCGGAGTTCGTGGCGGCGGTGCAGGCGTTGGACCGGGTGTTGACGACGGGACGCTATGTGATTCCGATCTGGTATTCGGATGTGTCACGGCTGGCGCATCGCAAGGAGTTGAAATATCCCGAACGTCTGCCGCTTTATGGCGACTGGCCGGGCTTTCAGCCCGAAGTCTGGTGGTATCAGGAATGA